Part of the Novosphingobium sp. KA1 genome is shown below.
GCGCTCCCAACTGCCGGGCTCGGCAAAGGCGGGCAGGGCCACGGCGGCGAGTGCGCTGGCGCCAAGGGCCCAGCGTCGCCGCATCCGTCGCCGCACATGGCGCTGGCCGCCGCGCACGAACCGTCCGCCGAAATCGCGCGGGCGCAGTTCCGGTTCGGCAGGTGCGGTAAAGGCGGCGAAATCGGTCAACAAAAGATCCCGGGCAGTGAGGCGCACAGCGCCTAGCGCAAAGGAGCAGGCCGCGCATCCACGCGCTCAAGGCTGTCCCGAAGCGGTACGCTATCCTCGCAAATGATGAAGGAGTGGCGAACAAGTCACTCGGGAGCGATGACATGCAGGTGGACTCGCCCGTTCGCTTGCCAAGCTGCGGGCAGCCCTTTATCGGCGCAGGAGACGTCACGGGCGTCCGCGAGCGCGGGCCCAGAGGGAAATTCGGCCGAGCCGATGCTGTCCCCGCAACTGTGACCGGGGAGTGTTCTGCCCAGAGTGCCACTGGAGATCCGGGAAACCGGAAAGCCGGGAAGGCGGGCGGCGCGTGACGATCCGGGAGCCAGGAGACCTGCCCATGACGGTCGTTCCGCAACGGGGCGGGGTGTCCCCCTTGCAGCGAGACGCGCGCGGGCATGAGGTGCCGCGCGGGCCTCCGCCATGAGCGGCATCGCGTTCAGGTTGGAGGAACCACAAGTGAAGTACCTGTTTCTGCTCGGCGCGGCGCCGTTCGTCGCTGCCGCCCCCGCTTATGCCGACGACATTGCAAACGATACCATAGTCGTCACCGCCACCCGCACCGAAACCCCGGTCAGCGAGATTGGCCAGTCGGTCTCGGTCATTACCCGCGAGGATATCGAGCGCACCCAGGCCGTGGCCGCCACCGATGTGCTGGCACGCCTTCCGGGCGTTTCGGTCTCGCAGTCTGGCGGTTTCGGCCAGCCCGCGAGCCTGTTTATCCGCGGCGCCGAAAACGCGCAGAGCCTTGTGCTGATCGATGGCGTGCGCATCAACGATCCGGGCGATGTCGGCGGCGGTTTCGACTTCGGCTCGCTGACCGTTGGCCAGTTCGACCGCATCGAAGTGGTGCGCGGCTCGTCGGGCGTGCTGTGGGGCAGCCGCGCCATCGGCGGCGTTATCAACCTCATCACCGCGCGTCCGAGCGACCAGTGGCAAGTGCGCGGGAACGCCGAGTACGGCTGGCGCGACCAGAAGCAGCTCGGCGCATCGGCAGCGGGCAAGCTCGGTCCGGTCGGCCTGACGCTGGGCGGCAACTGGCTCAAGGGTGATGGCTATTCGGCCTTCGACGAGCGTCTTGGCGGCAAGGAAAAGGACGGCTTCGAAAGCAAGAGCGCAAATGCCCGCGCCGAAGTGGAACTGGTGGGCGGCCTCACCGCCGATGCCGGGACGTACTGGACCAAGGCCAATTACGACTACGACAACACCGGGGCCGATGCGCTGAACCTGGGCATGAAGCGCGATACGGTCGGCTACGCAAACCTGCGCTACAAGGGCCTCGACGGGCGCCTGACTGCCCGGCTTGGTTACGGTCTCACCGACACGCGGCGTATCTCGGACGATGCAGTCTACGGTCCCTACACCACCAATGGCCGCGCCGATCGCTTCGAAGGTCAGGTCGCTTTCGCTCCGATCGATCTCGCCAGCATCCAGATCGGCGCCGAGACCGAGAAGCAGAAGTTCTCTGACAACTACGGTTCGAAGGATTCGACCTCGATCGACAGTGTCTACGGCATGCTGACGGTTCACCCGTTGACCGGGCTGACGCTGAACGGCGGCTTGCGTTACGACGACAATTCGGACTTCGGCCACAAGACCACGTTCTCGGCCAATGGCGCCTGGGCGATCGGTTCGGGCAACGATGCCCCGATCCTGCGCGCCAGCTACGGGGAGGGCTTCAAGGCGCCATCGCTCTATCAGCTCTACACCAATGGCGGATATCGCGAGCTTTCGCCTGAAACCTCGAAGGCTTGGGATGCTGGCGTTGAACTGCCGTTCGCCGAAGGGCAGGGGCGCTTCACGGTTACGTACTTCGACCGCAAGACGAAGAACCTGATCGACTACGATTATGCCGAGTGGAACTACTATAACGTCGGCCGCGCGCGGGCGCAGGGCGTTGAGCTCGGTATGCAGGTGAGCGATTGGCAGGGCTTCGACGTCAACCTGTCCTACACATACCTCGATGCCGAGAACCGAGACACCGGGGCGCAACTGGCGCGCCGCCCGAAGAACAACTTCTACGCCAGCCTCGACCGCTTGATTGCCGAGCGGTTCCGTTTAGGCGCGGACCTGCGTGTGGGCGGCGGGCGCTATGATGATGTCGCGAACCAATACTGGCTGGCTGGCCACGTGCTGGTGGGCCTGCGGGGGACGGTCGCGGTGAACGATCACCTTGAGGTCTACGGCCGCGTCGAGAACCTGTTTGACGAGCACTACGAAGTGGTGCGGACGTACGGTACCGCAGGGCGCGCTGCCTATGCGGGGGTCCGGGTGAAGATGTGACCGACGCGCTTTCCCCTGGTTTACCGAGCCCTGCTCCCCCGGACCAGGAGGGAAAGCGCATGGTATTCCTGCTCGCGTGCGCGCTGGCTGTCAGCGGCGCGTGGGTGGTGATGGCCGGGTTGGATGACACCGATATTGCCTCATCCAACCCGCCGTCGGATCCCGCAACGATGCCTAAGACACCCACTATCGTCTCGCTCAATCCCTGTACTGACGCAATTCTTGCGGAAGTGGCCGATCCGGGGCAATTGCTGGCGATTTCGAGCTATAGCCATGACCCGGTTGCGAGTTCGATGGACATTGCTGTCGCCCGCCGATTTCGTGCGGTGTCCGGCTCGGTCGAGGAAGTCGCCGCAATCGGTCCGCAAGTGGTGGTGGCGAGTACGTTCCTCGATCCTGCCTCCTTCGGTGCATTGAATGGCCTGGGATACCGGGTGGTACGTGTTCCTATCGCTTCGGATATCGCGTCTACACGAAAACAGGTGCGTGAATTGGCGAGCCTTGCTGGCCATCCCGAGCGGGGAGAGGCACTGGTCGCGCGAATCGACGAAGCGCTGGCGCGTGCTGCGCCGCCCTCGGGCTGGAAGCCTGTACCGGCGCTGGTCTGGCAGTCCGGCGGGTTGGTTGCCGGTAATGCGACGTTGATTGCCGACATGATGCGTCGGGCTGGATTCGAGAATGCTGTTTCCACGCGTGGTCTTGGCCAGGCTGATTATCTACCGTTGGAATCAGTACTGGCAGACCCACCGCGGATCATCTTCTCAATCGGAAATCCAAAGCCGCACGGTCAGGACGACGAGTATCGGATGTTGCGTCACCCATCGCTCAAAAAGCTGGCGCGCACGACCTATTTCAAACTTGACCATGCCGCACTTTGGTGTGGGGGCCCAACTGTTCCGAGAGTGCTTGGCGAACTCGCGGCAGCAAGGCATGAACTGCGCCGGCCATGAATTCCCCCCACTCATGAACATCCGTCTGATTCTCGCGCTGCTTGCTGCACTGCTGCTTGCCGTGCCGCTGTCGTTGCTGGCGGGGCGGGTGTGGATCGACCCGCTTGCGCCGCAATTGCAGACTGCGTCGGTGATCCTCGTCGAACTACGACTGCCGCGTGCAGTGCTGGCGTTGGTTCTGGGCGGAGGGCTCGGCACTGCCGGAGCCGCGATGCAGGGTTATTTGCGCAATCCGCTTGCCGACCCCGGCCTGTTCGGGATCGCCCCCGGGGCCGCACTGGGCGCAGTGCTGAGTTTCTGGACCGGCTATGCCGCCGCTCCCTATATGTTGCCGCTCTTCGCGCTGGCGGGGGCGGGCGGGGCGATGGCTCTGCTGGCGCTGATCGCCGGACGTGGCGGCGGAGTGGCTTTGTTCACGCTTGCGGGATTGATGGTATCCAGTCTGGCCGGCGCGCTGATGAGCCTTGCTATCAGTCTTAGCCCGTCCCCCTTTGCGATGAGTGAGATAGTGACCTGGATGATGGGTTCACTAGCCGATAGAAGTTGGCACGAGGTGTGGATCGCGGCGCCGCTTACAGTGCTGGGAGCCATGGTGCTGGGGATTGCCGGACGTGACCTCGACGCGATGACGCTGGGTGAAGTCGCTGCCCATTCACTTGGCGTCGACCTGTTGCGTTTGCGAGCTTTGATGATTGCAGGGGTTGGGCTCACCGTTGGAGCTGGTGTGGCAGTGGCC
Proteins encoded:
- a CDS encoding ABC transporter substrate-binding protein, with the protein product MVFLLACALAVSGAWVVMAGLDDTDIASSNPPSDPATMPKTPTIVSLNPCTDAILAEVADPGQLLAISSYSHDPVASSMDIAVARRFRAVSGSVEEVAAIGPQVVVASTFLDPASFGALNGLGYRVVRVPIASDIASTRKQVRELASLAGHPERGEALVARIDEALARAAPPSGWKPVPALVWQSGGLVAGNATLIADMMRRAGFENAVSTRGLGQADYLPLESVLADPPRIIFSIGNPKPHGQDDEYRMLRHPSLKKLARTTYFKLDHAALWCGGPTVPRVLGELAAARHELRRP
- a CDS encoding TonB-dependent receptor domain-containing protein — encoded protein: MKYLFLLGAAPFVAAAPAYADDIANDTIVVTATRTETPVSEIGQSVSVITREDIERTQAVAATDVLARLPGVSVSQSGGFGQPASLFIRGAENAQSLVLIDGVRINDPGDVGGGFDFGSLTVGQFDRIEVVRGSSGVLWGSRAIGGVINLITARPSDQWQVRGNAEYGWRDQKQLGASAAGKLGPVGLTLGGNWLKGDGYSAFDERLGGKEKDGFESKSANARAEVELVGGLTADAGTYWTKANYDYDNTGADALNLGMKRDTVGYANLRYKGLDGRLTARLGYGLTDTRRISDDAVYGPYTTNGRADRFEGQVAFAPIDLASIQIGAETEKQKFSDNYGSKDSTSIDSVYGMLTVHPLTGLTLNGGLRYDDNSDFGHKTTFSANGAWAIGSGNDAPILRASYGEGFKAPSLYQLYTNGGYRELSPETSKAWDAGVELPFAEGQGRFTVTYFDRKTKNLIDYDYAEWNYYNVGRARAQGVELGMQVSDWQGFDVNLSYTYLDAENRDTGAQLARRPKNNFYASLDRLIAERFRLGADLRVGGGRYDDVANQYWLAGHVLVGLRGTVAVNDHLEVYGRVENLFDEHYEVVRTYGTAGRAAYAGVRVKM
- a CDS encoding iron ABC transporter permease — translated: MNIRLILALLAALLLAVPLSLLAGRVWIDPLAPQLQTASVILVELRLPRAVLALVLGGGLGTAGAAMQGYLRNPLADPGLFGIAPGAALGAVLSFWTGYAAAPYMLPLFALAGAGGAMALLALIAGRGGGVALFTLAGLMVSSLAGALMSLAISLSPSPFAMSEIVTWMMGSLADRSWHEVWIAAPLTVLGAMVLGIAGRDLDAMTLGEVAAHSLGVDLLRLRALMIAGVGLTVGAGVAVAGIIGFVGLMVPHLVRPLTDRRPSSLLLPSALAGALLMLLADCLCRILPLAGGELRLGIALSLLGTPFFLRLLLRMRKELA